In Aspergillus fumigatus Af293 chromosome 2, whole genome shotgun sequence, a genomic segment contains:
- a CDS encoding phytanoyl-CoA dioxygenase family protein, with amino-acid sequence MIRSSEFRTEAEIGLKSSTSSRSVVHPDDLFRTSATTLCEMNGNHLATSRLFETTPRIEDFKEICSQTTDKASYPLSSRIEKNIPIYDITTLDHLNGELTTCLQDEWHNALNTGPGIVVLKGMYHPTHHGPTLTATTEAFAHIIAQERRTATKKGDHFAASGKNDRIWNSFSKHALLDPRSFVAYYSNPWLRLIAESWLGPAYRITAQVNIVNPGGAAQESHRDYHLGFQAGTTTARFPRTLHLASQYLTLQGAVAHSDMPACSGPTRFLPFSQCFEPGYLAWRREEFRAFFQENYVALPLELGDGVFFNPAVFHAAGANEMAPEDGPGGGFQRKANLLQISCAFGKTMESIDTVPIVERCWGDMVRRWEEAGGRLDAELEALVMAVADGYPFPTNLDRRPPAPSGMAPESEQEIVLRGLKEGWGVDRVVEELKQMKKDSSA; translated from the coding sequence ATGATTCGATCCTCGGAATTCAGAACGGAGGCAGAGATCGGTTTAAAAAGCTCGACATCGTCGCGCAGCGTTGTGCACCCAGACGACCTGTTCAGGACATCTGCTACGACACTCTGCGAGATGAATGGAAATCATTTGGCCACCAGTCGACTGTTCGAGACGACTCCTCGAATCGAAGACTTCAAAGAGATATGCAGCCAGACCACCGACAAAGCCTCTTACCCTTTATCCTCGCGCATCGAGAAGAACATCCCCATCTACGATATAACCACCCTTGACCACCTCAACGGGGAACTCACCACCTGTCTCCAAGACGAATGGCACAACGCCCTCAACACCGGCCCCGGCATCGTCGTGCTAAAAGGCATGTACCACCCAACCCACCATGGCCCAACCCTGACAGCCACCACCGAGGCCTTCGCCCACATCATTGCCCAAGAGCGCCGCACTGCAACAAAGAAAGGCGACCACTtcgccgccagcggcaaaAACGACCGCATCTGGAACTCCTTCAGCAAACACGCCCTCCTCGACCCCCGCTCTTTTGTAGCGTACTACTCCAACCCCTGGCTGCGCCTCATCGCCGAGTCCTGGCTCGGCCCAGCCTACCGCATCACAGCCCAAGTCAACATCGTCAACCCCGGCGGCGCGGCCCAGGAATCCCACCGCGACTACCACCTCGGCTTCCAGGccggcaccaccaccgcccgCTTCCCGCGCACCCTGCACCTCGCCTCGCAGTATCTCACGCTGCAAGGGGCCGTCGCGCACAGCGATATGCCGGCGTGCAGTGGGCCGACCCGCTTCCTCCCCTTCAGCCAGTGCTTTGAGCCTGGGTACCTCGCGTGGCGGCGCGAAGAGTTCCGGGCGTTTTTCCAGGAGAACTACGTTGCGCTGCCGCTGGAGCTCGGGGACGGGGTGTTTTTCAACCCGGCAGTGTTTCATGCGGCGGGGGCGAATGAGATGGCACCTGAGGATGGGCCGGGCGGGGGTTTCCAGCGCAAGGCGAACCTGCTGCAGATTAGTTGTGCGTTTGGCAAGACAATGGAGAGTATTGATACGGTGCCGATTGTGGAGAGGTGTTGGGGGGATATGGTGCGGCGGTGGGAGGAGGCCGGAGGCCGGTTGGATGCGGAGCTCGAGGCGCTGGTGATGGCTGTTGCGGATGGGTATCCGTTTCCGACGAATCTAGATAGGAGGCCGCCGGCTCCCAGTGGGATGGCACCGGAGAGCGAGCAGGAGATTGTTCTCCGAGGGTTGAAGGAGGGATGGGGGGTGGACagggtggtggaggagttgaaacagatgaagaaggattCAAGTGCTTGA
- the udpA gene encoding UDP-N-acetylglucosamine 1-carboxyvinyltransferase family protein has translation MAGSPPRIHGCREEHQTVLIVMRHPSRLGPISSSRQPGIIIIIMNAVNYGAERLVASTVAATDLRAGASPVIATIPAEGVTIVHGIAHGDRGYERLRDKLSRIGVVSNT, from the exons ATGGCTGGCAGCCCGCCTCGGATCCACGGGTGCCGCGAAGAGCACCAGACCGTACTGATTGTCATGAGACACCCCTCGCGGTTGGGGCCCATATCTTCATCGAGACAACcaggcatcatcatcatcatcatg AATGCCGTAAATTATGGCGCTGAGAGACTCGTTGCAAGTACAGTGGCAGCGACAGATCTCCGGGCGGGAGCCTCTCCGGTGATTGCCACGATACCTGCAGAGGGCGTTACAATCGTTCATGGAATTGCGCATGGAGATCGGGGATATGAACGGCTGAGGGACAAGCTGAGTAGGATAGGAGTAGTTTCCAACACTTGA